The DNA segment ACCAAAATCCCAAACAAATATCCCCCAcccttcttctcttctctcaCCAAAAACCATAAATCCAATCCTCCGACCCCAACTCCATGGCCACTTCTTCCTTCGTGGAAGCCACCCCATTGAAATGGAAGCAAACCTTCCCATTTCTGCTCCCCCATCCTCAACTAATCCCAACCAGCACCACCTCCTTCACCAGACCCGTTAAATTTGGCAGCGGAATCTTGTATTTAAAGCTCCAAGGCTCCCCTAGATATAGCGTTAAATGCTTCCTTGTCGCGAAGAATAAGCATTTAACTGACCGGGACTTTGACAATTCTGTCTCGCTTAATAATGAAAAATGCCGGAACCCGTTTGAAATTGTTGCAAATTCTGTATATAACATCATAAAGGCATTGAGAAAGCCCGCGATTGCCGCGGTCCTGTTGGGGTTGCTATTAATGTACGATCCCAATTCGGCGTTGGCGGCCTCTGGAGGTCGAATGGGTGGGAAGTCGTTTTCGTCGCGGTCTTCATCCTCTTCTTCGTCGTCAAGGAGTTATTCCGTGCCAAAGACGTCGAACTCGGGGTTTTCTTACTCGGTGCCGTATTACGCTCCTTCACCTTTCGGTTTTAGCGGTGGCGGCGGCGGATTCTACGTGGGGCCGGCTGTCGGGGTTGGAGTGGGAGGTGGGTCGAGTTTCTTTTTGATTCTAATGGGTTTCGCGGCGTTTGTCTTGGTTTCGGGGTTTCTTTCGGATCGGTCGGATGGTGGTGTTCTTACTGCTACCGAGAAGACAAGTGTGTTGAAGCTTCAGGTATTATGCAAATTCGATTTTGCTCTTATTGACATGGATTTGAATGAAGAGTAATTTCTGTTACATTAGTGAGAACGTTAATGTAAAGTGGTTATATAATTGCTGACTTTGACCATCATAGTTGTTGGTCTTATTAGAATGGTCGATAAAATCTTCTCCTTTGTATATGTATACGTCCCTTGTTCATGGGATATGCTTCTGGTTTTCATTAATGAAATTTTGATTACTCattcaaaaacagaaaaaatgacTGGTCAAATTGAATCATAAGCTAGTATGATATCTCTGACAACACAAACACTAGCAGTATAAACATACCAGCGATTAGTTAGGcagctctttttattttttatttttttatttgttttccctTGATACGTGCTTGGGTTGTTTTTTTAGCTAACCTTGATGCATATTGCTCTTCTCTTGATGAGGGTAAGGTTGGTTTGTGATGGGCCAAGGATAGGTGGGTTTAAGTcgtattatttttagttttatttttatgagatgaaTTAATTAACATTAAAGCTGTTTTCTGTTCTATGAAGCCACATAATGAGCGCCAGAAATCACGTATTGATAAGTGCAATCTCATATGGAGTATGAGTTGAAAGTCTTGGAGAATTCCTGAAGTTACTATAGTCAGCATGCTAAAATGTTGGCTATAGTTTTTTTTACCGATAAAAAACAAATGCTCAGAAAATATAGAACATTGGCCCCCATAATAGTAACATCAGATCCAATGAAATGATTTTGGCCCCTGTAAGTTGAGTACTTGACAATTTGGAAAATGGGCAAAAGTCAAGGATATAGATTAGAAATTGAAAGTTTACGACGAgtattcatgcatattgtgaGCTATTTAGATAGTTGGTTCATTTGGTTGCCTATGAAGTAAAAGTTATATGTTTTCATGTCATTGTAGAGAACGTGCTTGTAATAACTTGAGTTATGATGCACTTAAAATCTTTATTGAAGTTCTGATGGCAATAATTCTGAATTTTTCTCATTATTGTCTTTTCTTAGGTTGGATTGTTGGGCTTGGGGCGGTCACTCCAAAGAGATCTTAATCGGATTGCTGAAACTGCTGATACATCTAGCTCTGGGGGTTTGAGCTATGTGTTGACAGGTGGAGCTTCTAAATAAGTATCTTTgttattcatatttaatgatAAGAAACGTCTTCTTTTCTTCATCAAATAGCTAGTGCATATGGTCATCTTAGGCAAATTTACATGTGATGTTTGATTTTACGTATcaaaatatgtgtgtgtgtgatatttgatgcctgaaaaaaattattccaACGAACTTTGCTGGCAGGTAAGTTAGTCATGGGTCTATTCTGTTCCTGAATTTCTCTGTTTATGTAATCCTGGTTACTAAAAAGTTATACCTGAAATGGGGACCCACTCTCTCTTAAAATCAGGATTTTGAGTGAGAGTAGGTTGTAATCTTGCAGGTGTATCAGTTAAATTACAGAGATCGCAAGCACTCATTGGATGAGCATAGAGTTTTCTTTTATAACACTTTACTCCATCGGTCAATTGTAATAGATTCCAAATCCAAATGGAATGAATATTCCTGAACTCATTGTTTCCTTAGCCATCATGcctaggtgttgctcttgtatatgtacCATgtgcttgggctatgcctattcctcATCGAGAAAATCtgtatttactgataaaaaaaaaaaaatatatatatatatatatctagggtggaaaagggaaaagagaggtaaatttgtaaatttgaaCCCTATTCCGAAGGTGAGGTGATGTCCAATTCCTATGGGGTAAATTGTTTGCCACTAGGCACAAGGTGAAGGGAAgataatattgggaatcatatAGAATAATTCAAATAGTTAGTTGCGGAAATGCACCGTCATCAatgttaaaatgaaaattaatcatCTTAAATTTTAATAGGTATCGTGCATTCTTTAGTACTTCCATTGATTACCTAAgtttaagaaataattaatcAGTACAAATATTGAAGTTataggttctctctctctctctctctctctctctctctctctctctctctctctctctcacttttttGTCTTGTTTATAGGTTCTTTATTTGATAAGTTTGTTTATAGGtttttaatattacatattaaaaaaaaagatctttAATGTTAGCATATTCTTTAgctagattgtgataccccatattatAAGGGTAAGGGtatgtggtgtatgggatcccgcattgcttgggaaggagaagttctttctctttataagattccaatggagttctaattgtatcattgactaatccttttggagtatagggcATGTGGTTTGGGTATTTCATTGgagcgttacaaatggtatcagagataatcccaaccagaaatgtttgtgatatcccatatgataaggataagggtaggtggtgtatgagatcccatattgcttgggaaagagaagttcttactctttataagattccaatggggctccaattgtatcattgactagttcctttagagtataggtcatgtggtttggaCCTTTCATTGgagcgttacaaatggtatcaaagcctctcccaactagaaatgtgggacttgagccttACCACCTACGACGAACTGACTCAATGAGGATGTTGGGAATTTAAGAGGGATAGATTGCGATACCCCATATAGTAAGGATaatggtaggtggtgtatgggatctcacattacttaggaaggaaaagttcttgttctttataagattccaatGGAGTTCCAACTGTATCATTGAtgagtcattttggagtataggctatgtagtttgggccttccattggggcattacaaatggtatcaagaTTGGTTGGAACTGATGAAGACTATTTTTCAGTGAGTGGATCTCCTATGCAGGGTATAGGGTTTTGTTTGTAGATTGGGTAGGGATTCCTCATATACGACAACCATGAGTATGCTGTACAGTGACTAATGCATATGGGTTTCTATTCTGTATAGTTTTTTAATTCCTATGATGTCACCACTACTCTGCCATAGGGCTATCAATATAACTATGGGTTATCATGCtcttaaaaaaatctataatgtTATGAAGACCAAGATTTAGATTGGGTTTTTCTAAAGACAAGGTTATTTCTTCTATAAGTTGGGCCAAGGTGGGTATGGTGCTCAATATTAGCAGCTTGGTGTGGTTGTTGGATTGCAAGGTTTCTTCCTTGCCTATGAAATACTTGAAGACTACTGCTGGGGGCAACTTTTAAGTCTCGAGccatttgggatggggtggtgGAGAAAGTTGAGAGAAAGCTCGCAGGGTGGAAATAAATGTATCTATCGAAAGGAGGGCGACTCACTCTAATTAAGAGTTCTCTAACTAACCTCCCCACATATTTCCTTTCACTCTTTCCTTTGCCTACAGGGGTGGCGACTAGAATTGAGAAATTATTTTGGGCTTTCCTGTAGGGGGAATGGGGGAGGAAACAAAATTCCATCTTGTCAATTGGAATAAAGTCTGTTCTCCAACTCAGTATGTTGGCTTGGGAATATGTGATTTGAGGACGTTCAATAAAGCTTTGTTgggaaaatggttatgaaggTATCACTTAGAGGGGGACAAGCTATGGAATGAGATTATTGATTCCAGATATGGGAGTGCGTGGGGAGGCTGGTGTTCCAATGAAGtgagaagaggggggggggggtgatgtgggcttatggaaattta comes from the Carya illinoinensis cultivar Pawnee chromosome 8, C.illinoinensisPawnee_v1, whole genome shotgun sequence genome and includes:
- the LOC122317915 gene encoding uncharacterized protein LOC122317915, with translation MATSSFVEATPLKWKQTFPFLLPHPQLIPTSTTSFTRPVKFGSGILYLKLQGSPRYSVKCFLVAKNKHLTDRDFDNSVSLNNEKCRNPFEIVANSVYNIIKALRKPAIAAVLLGLLLMYDPNSALAASGGRMGGKSFSSRSSSSSSSSRSYSVPKTSNSGFSYSVPYYAPSPFGFSGGGGGFYVGPAVGVGVGGGSSFFLILMGFAAFVLVSGFLSDRSDGGVLTATEKTSVLKLQVGLLGLGRSLQRDLNRIAETADTSSSGGLSYVLTETTLALLRHPDYCISGYSSVDLKKGMEDGEKRFNQLSIEERGKFDEETLVNVNNIKMQSTASQRSNGFSNEYIVITILVAAEGVHKLPAINGSGDLKEALQKLGSIPSSKILAVEVLWTPQNENDTLSERELLEDYPLLRPL